The Pollutimonas sp. M17 sequence CCAAGAAAACCTGTAAGTATGGTTACCGGAACCATTTTTCCGGTGTCAATAGCGGCTTTCATCGTGTGCCTCGCAAGCACGGCCCGAACACCTGTACCGCCGGCGTGTCAGCAAGCGGCTATATCATGGATTCGTACCGCGCAAAAAAACTCAACGTGCGATTACATCACAGCATACGCTTTAGAGCAAACATGCGCTGGATATGTGTATTAATGCGCGTGCGGGCTGCATCTCCTGCATAGCGCACGCAGCTCTGTTTCGTGGTCGGAGAGCTCGAAACCCGCGTCGGCCACCTTGCGGGCCAGCTGGCGGCTGAGGCCGGGGTCGCTCAGTTCGGCCACGGCGCCGCACTGTGTGCACACCACCAGCAGGTCGTGCGGCTCGCCGGCCGCGTCCATGCAGGCCGTCCAGGCGTTGATGGCGTCCAGCCTGTGAACCAGGCCTTCGTCCACCAGGAAATCCAGCGCCCGGTAGACGGTGGGGGGCGCCGCGCCGGGCTGAACGGCGCGAATCAGGTCCAGCAGCTCGTAGGCTTTGACGCTGCGATGCTCGGCCAGCAGGATCTCCAGGACCTTGCGGCGTATGGGGGTAAGCCGCTTGCCCCGTTGCACGCACAGCGATTCGGCGGTGCGCAACTGTGCTGCGAGGGCAGCCGGCTGTGTCGAATGTTTGGCTGGCATGGCTCTGCTCTATGTGTAAAAAGGAGGCGTTTGCGGCGGCAGTGTAGTACGGCCGAAGCGGCTCCGCGCGGCAAAATCCCCGGCTATGTTATAACATAACGGCCAGGCGGACAGGCGATTCGCCGCCCTTCATCCCGATTTTCACTTTCATGCACCGTTCTCCTTCCACGACTTCCCGGGGACCCCGAACTTATCGCGGCTCGGCTTTGCTGGCTTCATGCATCCGGCGCATGGCCTATATGCTGCTGGCCATCGCTTTTCTGTGGTGCCTGACGGCCTGGGCCTTGCAGTGGTGGTAGGGGCGGCCATGGCAAGCACGGTCATTGAACTGGATCAGGTATCGCTGGGCTGGCGGGACCGCGTGGCGGTGCGCGACGTGTCGGGCGTGTTTGCGCGGGGCTCGCTCACCGCGATCGTGGGGCCCAACGGGGCCGGCAAATCGACCCTGGTCAAAGGCATCATGGGCCTGGTCAGCCCGTTGCGCGGCCAGATCCGCCTGGCGGACGATGCCCGTACGCAAATTGCCTGTCTGCCGCAATTGGGCGAGCTGGACCGCAGCTTTCCCATCACTGTCTACGATCTGGTCGCCATGGGCGCATGGCGGCGCGTGGGCGCATGGAAGCATTTCGACGCGGCCGAGCGCGAGCGCGTGCAGTCGGCGCTGGATGTCGTGGGCCTGGCCGATTTCGGATCGCGCATCATCGGCACCTTATCCGGCGGCCAGCTGCAGCGTGCGCTCTTCGCCCGCCTGCTGCTGCACGATGCGGCCACTCTGCTGCTGGACGAGCCTTTCGCGGCCGTGGACCGACACACGACGGACGATCTGATGGCCTTGCTGCACCGATGGCATGACGAGGGGCGCACGGTCATTGCCGTGCTGCACGATCTGGATATGGTGCGGGCCCATTTCCCGCAGGCCTTGCTGATGGCGGGGCAGGCGGTGGCCTGGGGACCGACCGAAACGGTGCTGACGCCGGAGAACCTGCATCTGGCGCGCCATTTGTGCGCGGGAGACTACTTGTGATGTGGCTGATAGACTGGCTGTTCGGCCCCTTCATCGACTACGGCTTCATGCGCCGCGCATTGGCGGGCTCTTTGGCGCTGGCATTCGCGGCGGGGCCCCTGGGCGTTTTCTTGGTGCTGCGCCGCATGAGCCTGATGGGCGACGCCATGGCCCACGCCATTTTGCCCGGCGTGGCGGTGGGCTTCCTGACCGCGGGATTGTCCCTGGGCGCCATGACGCTGGGGGGCATGGTCACCGGCCTGGTGGTGGCCATGCTGGCCGGCACCGTGGCGCGCCTGACCCCGCAGCGCGAGGATGCAAGCTTTGCCGCCTTTTATCTGGTTTCCCTTGGCCTGGGCGTGCTGCTGGTGTCCCTGCGGGGTTCCAATATGGATCTGATCCACGTCCTGTTCGGCACGGTGCTGGGCCTCGATGATGCGGCGCTGCTGCTGGTGACCTCCGCGTCCAGCGTGACCTTGCTGGTGCTTGCCCTGATCTTCCGGCCCCTGGTGTTGGAGTGCCTGGATCCCCTTTTCCTGCGCAGCCATGGATCGGCGGGCACCTTCATCCACATGGTCTTCCTGGTGCTGCTGGTGATGACGCTGGTTGCCGGCTTCCAGGTGTTGGGCACGCTGATGGTGGTGGGCATCATGATGCTGCCGGCGACCGCCGCGCGTTTCTGGGCGGGCTCCGCCGGCCGCCAGATGGCGCTGGCGGCCGCGCTGGGGGCCGTGGCCTCGTATGCGGGCCTGCTGCTTTCGTACTACGCCAATGTTCCGGCTTCACCGGCGATTATTCTTTCGGCAGGATGCATCTATTTCCTGTCGATTTTCTTCGGCCCCCTGGGCGGGCTGCTGCAAGCCGCGCGCCAGGCGCGCGCAAGGCGCCAGCGCCTGTCCCGCATTTCGGAGCAACTTTAATGGTCCACGCCAATACAGCTTATGGTTTCTCCATGACGCGCCGAACAGTACTCGGGGCGCTGGCGGGCCTTGCGCTGGCCGCCGCGATATCCCCGGCATCGGCGGCCCGCGGGCCGGCGGCCGGTGCGCCGCTCAAGGTCGTCGCCAGCTTTTCCATCCTGGGCGACATGGTCCGGGAGATCGGCGGGGAGAATGTGGCATTGACCACTCTGGTTGGAGCGAACGGCGATGTGCATTCCTTTGAACCGTCGCCCCAGGACGCGAAAGCGTTGTCCCAGGCCGAGGTATTGGTGCTGAACGGGCTGGACTTCGAAGGCTGGCTTCCTCGACTGGTGCAGTCATCGGGCTTCAAGGGTCGCCAGATCCTGGCATCCAAAGGCATCGCCGTGCGCCGCTTGAGCGCCGACGAGGTGGCGGGCGGCGACAGCCATGGGCGCGACCGCGACGGTCATGATCATGATGACCCGGGGCACGGCCATCACCATGCCGTTGGCGATGTCGACCCCCATGCCTGGCAGGACCTGCGCAACGGTAAGATCTATGCCCAGAACATCGCCGACGGGCTGGCGCAGGCCGATCCCCCGCGCGGCGGCTATTACAAGATGCGGGCGAAGCTGTATATCGACAAAATGAGCAAGCTCGATGCGGAAATCAGGAGCGCGCTGGCCGATATACCGGCGAACCGGCGCGTGGTGATTACCTCGCACGATGCGTTCGGCTATTTTGCGCAGGCCTATGGCATACGCTTCATCGCGGTGGCGGGCCTGTCCAGCGAAGCCGAGCCGTCGGCCAGCGAACTGGCCGCCATCGTCGATCGGGCCAGGAAGGAGCATGTGGCCGGCGTCTTCATCGAAAGCGGCACCAACTCCAGGCTGGTCAAGCAGCTGGCGCGCGAGACGGGGATAAAGATGGGCGGCACGCTGTATTCCGACGCGCTGGCGCCGGCCGATGCGCCGGCCGCAAGCTATCTGGGCATGTTCAGCTGGAACGCGGGCCGGCTTATCTATGTGCTGACACGCTGAGCGCTGGCGGTGATCCGGCATCGGCCGGCTTTCATGGCGCCTTGGGCCGCGTCCGGGCGTCAGCGTTTCCTGCCCGCGCGGGGATGCGCCTGGTCGTAGACCTGGGCCAGGTGCTGGAAGTCCAGGCGGGTATAGATCTGCGTGGTCGAGATGTTGGCATGGCCCAGCATTTCCTGCACCGCCCGCAGGTCCTGGGCCGATTGCAGCATGTGGCTGGCGAAGCTGTGCCGCAGGCTGTGCGGATGCACATGCACCGGCAATCCCGCCAGTGTCGCCAGCTTGTCCAGCTGAAGCTGGACCACCCTGGGTGAAATCCGCTTCCCGCGCGCGCCCAGGAACAGGGCGCAACGGGCGTCCATGCCGGCCGACGGATCCAGCAGGCTGTCGCGCACATCCAGCCACCGCTCGATGGCGGCGATGGCTTGCGCGCCCAGCGGCACGTTGCGGGTTTTGCCGCCTTTGCCCTTGACGATGGCTTCATGCTCCTGCAGCTGCACCCAGCTTTGCGACTCGTACGATTCCTGGCGGGCATAGCGCCAGTCCAGGCTGACCAGTTCGGCCAGGCGCAGGCCGCTGGAGTACAGGATCTCGAACATGGCCTGGTCGCGGCATTCGATCGGGGTTTCAGGCGCCGGCAGGCCGGGCCTGTCCAGCAAGACCTGGGCCTGTTCCACGGACAGGGCCTTGGGCAGGCTGCGGGGAGCCTTGGGCGCGCGCACGCCCGCCGCGGGATTGGCTTCCATGCCGGCGCCCGGTGCCCACCATTGATAGAAGCCACGCCAGGCGGCCAGGGCCCGGGCCAGGCTGCGCGGCTTCAGTCCTTGTCCGTGCAGGCGGGCGATGGCCTGGCGGATGTGGCTTTCGGTGTACTGTTCGAGCGCGGTGCCGGCGTGGCACTGGATCAGGTGGCGCAGGTCCTGGCGATAGCCCGCCAGGGTATGTTCCGAGTAGCGCCGGTTGGCCCGTAGATGGGCAAGCCATTGCTCCATGGGATTGGGCAAGGCATGCATGCTGAACCCCTATGCGTAGTCGTCCTGGTCGGGCGAGCCGCGCAGCCGCGACAGGCTGGCGCTGGCCAGCTGGTTTATGGTGTCCAGAAAGGCCGTGCCCATGTCGGGGGTGAAGCGCTCGGCTTCGTCCGAGCCCAGGACCAGCAGGCCGATGGGCTCGCTGCTGCCTGGGGGCCGCAGGCCGATGATGGCCAGGGATGCGGGAGCCGTGCCCAGCCAGCCAGCGGCCTCCTGGTCACGCAAAGGGCCGCAATACGGCTTGACCAGCTCGCGCGCATAGGCCCTGATCGATTCGGTCACGTCTTCGTTGAACTCGCTGCCGGTCAGCCGGGGCAGGTCCCAGACCCGCAAGGCGATGGTGGGCAGGTCGAACAAGTCGCCCAGGCTGCGCACGATATGCGCCGGAATCTGGCTGGCGTCGTCCTCGGCCAGCATGCGGCAGCACCAGTCGTTCAGGGTCTTGCTGATTCTTTCGTTGCCGCTGGCGTTGTGGACCAGGCCGGACAATTGCCATTCCAGGTCCTTGGCGCGCGCGCGCAAGGTCATGATCTGCCGTTCGCCCAGGGATATGGCGCGCGTTTCGTTGGGGTGGGGCACGCGCAGGTTGGCGAACAGTTCGGCATGCTCCTGGAAGAAGGCCGGGTGGGTTTGCAGGAAATGCGCGACGTCGTCGGCGGAAAGGCTGTCTTCGGTCATGGCGTCAGTGCATCCTTGTTGGTGAGTTGTTCTGTCAAAGCGTCGATGTCGACTTGGCCGGAAAACACGGTGGCGGCGGGGCCGCTCATGCGCAGGCCACCCTGGTCGTCCCAGGCCACGGTCAGCCGCCCGCCGCGGGTATGGACCTGCACGGGGCTGTCCAGCAGGCCGCGCCGTATGCCGGCGACCACCGCGGCGCAGGCGCCGGTTCCGCAGGCCAGGGTTTCGCCGGCCCCGCGTTCGTAGACGCGCAACTTGATGGCATGCCGATCGAGCACTTGCATGAAGCCGGCGTTGACGCGCTGCGCGAAACGCGGATGCGACTCGATCAGCGGCCCGGCCGTCCCGACGGGCGCCGTGTCGGTATCGGCCACCACCTGCACCGCATGGGGATTGGAAATGGCCACCAGGGACAGCACGGCATCCCCATGGCCCGGCAAGGGCAGGGTCCATACGGTGTCGCCGCCGCAGGGCGCCGATTGCAGGTCCCGGGTGTCGAAGGCAAGCGCCTCGGGTTCGAAGCGGGTCTGGCCCATTTCGACCGAAACGCCGTCGGCGCCGGAGTTGTCGAGCGTGATGAGCCCGGTGCTGATCTCGGCGCGCAGCGGATTGCGCCGCGACAGGCCCTGCTCGTGGACGAAGCGCACGAAGCAGCGCGCGCCATTGCCGCAATGCTCGACTTCGCCGCCATCGGCGTTGAAGATGCGATAGCGGAAATCGGCCTCGGGATGGGCCGGGTTCTCGACCAGCAGGATCTGGTCGGCACCCACGCCGAAATGGCGGTCCGCCAGCGCTCGCGCCCGGTCGGGCGTCATTTCGATGGATTGGCGCACGCCGTCCAGCACCACGAAATCGTTGCCGGCGCCGTGCATTTTTACGAAGTTCCAGATCATGGTGGCAATTATCCCGGATTAGCGCCGGTTTGTCCGCAGCGGTCAATAAAAGCGGGCCTGGCCTTCGGGGCGCGTCTTGAACCGGCGGTGCACCCAGTAATACTGGGGCGGATCCGCCCTGACCCAGTCTTCGATCAAGCGGTTCAGGCGGGCCGTGGCGTCTTCCGCCGTTTGCTCCCCGGGGAAGTCGTCGAGCGGAGGCAGGACGTCCACGTGGTAGCGTCCGGTCTCGGCATCGAGCCGGCTGATGATGGGCACCACCGCGGCGTCCCACGTCCTGGCTATCTGGGCCGTGGTCAGCAGCGTGGCCGCCGGCACGCCGAAGAAGGGCAGGAAGGCGGCGCCCGCCCGACCGAAGTCCATGTCGGGCAGGTAGTACACCGGTATGCCGTTGCGCAGATGGCGTATCAGGCCACGTACGCCGTCATGGCGGCTGACCAGGTGCACCGTGTTGAACCGCCCCCTGCCTTCGCGCACCATGGCGTCCACATCCGCATCGCTCTGGCGGGTATACATGGTGGCCGATTCCTTCAGGAACAGGGTCAGGCGCGTCGCGGCGGCGTCCAGGCCTATGAAGTGCGGCGCCAGCAGAATGATCCTGCGCCCGGCCTTGAGCAGTTCGTCCAGATGCTCCAGCCCCGTTATGGGCGTGGCCTGCTGTATGGCCGGCGCGGGCCCGAACCAGCATAGCCCCCGGTCCACCACCGACTGCGCCAGCAGATGGAAGTGGCGATGCAGCCATGCCTCGCGTTCTTCTTCCGGATGGTCGGGAAAGCACAAGGCCAGGTTGGTG is a genomic window containing:
- the xerC gene encoding tyrosine recombinase XerC, translating into MHALPNPMEQWLAHLRANRRYSEHTLAGYRQDLRHLIQCHAGTALEQYTESHIRQAIARLHGQGLKPRSLARALAAWRGFYQWWAPGAGMEANPAAGVRAPKAPRSLPKALSVEQAQVLLDRPGLPAPETPIECRDQAMFEILYSSGLRLAELVSLDWRYARQESYESQSWVQLQEHEAIVKGKGGKTRNVPLGAQAIAAIERWLDVRDSLLDPSAGMDARCALFLGARGKRISPRVVQLQLDKLATLAGLPVHVHPHSLRHSFASHMLQSAQDLRAVQEMLGHANISTTQIYTRLDFQHLAQVYDQAHPRAGRKR
- a CDS encoding lysophospholipid acyltransferase family protein, translating into MTFNKLPLLRSLFAYFGRSSTTTRKRWARVLGWLAARLMRSRAHIVRTNLALCFPDHPEEEREAWLHRHFHLLAQSVVDRGLCWFGPAPAIQQATPITGLEHLDELLKAGRRIILLAPHFIGLDAAATRLTLFLKESATMYTRQSDADVDAMVREGRGRFNTVHLVSRHDGVRGLIRHLRNGIPVYYLPDMDFGRAGAAFLPFFGVPAATLLTTAQIARTWDAAVVPIISRLDAETGRYHVDVLPPLDDFPGEQTAEDATARLNRLIEDWVRADPPQYYWVHRRFKTRPEGQARFY
- a CDS encoding metal ABC transporter ATP-binding protein; translation: MASTVIELDQVSLGWRDRVAVRDVSGVFARGSLTAIVGPNGAGKSTLVKGIMGLVSPLRGQIRLADDARTQIACLPQLGELDRSFPITVYDLVAMGAWRRVGAWKHFDAAERERVQSALDVVGLADFGSRIIGTLSGGQLQRALFARLLLHDAATLLLDEPFAAVDRHTTDDLMALLHRWHDEGRTVIAVLHDLDMVRAHFPQALLMAGQAVAWGPTETVLTPENLHLARHLCAGDYL
- the dapF gene encoding diaminopimelate epimerase, whose protein sequence is MIWNFVKMHGAGNDFVVLDGVRQSIEMTPDRARALADRHFGVGADQILLVENPAHPEADFRYRIFNADGGEVEHCGNGARCFVRFVHEQGLSRRNPLRAEISTGLITLDNSGADGVSVEMGQTRFEPEALAFDTRDLQSAPCGGDTVWTLPLPGHGDAVLSLVAISNPHAVQVVADTDTAPVGTAGPLIESHPRFAQRVNAGFMQVLDRHAIKLRVYERGAGETLACGTGACAAVVAGIRRGLLDSPVQVHTRGGRLTVAWDDQGGLRMSGPAATVFSGQVDIDALTEQLTNKDALTP
- a CDS encoding metal ABC transporter solute-binding protein, Zn/Mn family, producing MTRRTVLGALAGLALAAAISPASAARGPAAGAPLKVVASFSILGDMVREIGGENVALTTLVGANGDVHSFEPSPQDAKALSQAEVLVLNGLDFEGWLPRLVQSSGFKGRQILASKGIAVRRLSADEVAGGDSHGRDRDGHDHDDPGHGHHHAVGDVDPHAWQDLRNGKIYAQNIADGLAQADPPRGGYYKMRAKLYIDKMSKLDAEIRSALADIPANRRVVITSHDAFGYFAQAYGIRFIAVAGLSSEAEPSASELAAIVDRARKEHVAGVFIESGTNSRLVKQLARETGIKMGGTLYSDALAPADAPAASYLGMFSWNAGRLIYVLTR
- a CDS encoding DUF484 family protein; this translates as MTEDSLSADDVAHFLQTHPAFFQEHAELFANLRVPHPNETRAISLGERQIMTLRARAKDLEWQLSGLVHNASGNERISKTLNDWCCRMLAEDDASQIPAHIVRSLGDLFDLPTIALRVWDLPRLTGSEFNEDVTESIRAYARELVKPYCGPLRDQEAAGWLGTAPASLAIIGLRPPGSSEPIGLLVLGSDEAERFTPDMGTAFLDTINQLASASLSRLRGSPDQDDYA
- a CDS encoding Fur family transcriptional regulator, which gives rise to MPAKHSTQPAALAAQLRTAESLCVQRGKRLTPIRRKVLEILLAEHRSVKAYELLDLIRAVQPGAAPPTVYRALDFLVDEGLVHRLDAINAWTACMDAAGEPHDLLVVCTQCGAVAELSDPGLSRQLARKVADAGFELSDHETELRALCRRCSPHAH
- a CDS encoding metal ABC transporter permease produces the protein MWLIDWLFGPFIDYGFMRRALAGSLALAFAAGPLGVFLVLRRMSLMGDAMAHAILPGVAVGFLTAGLSLGAMTLGGMVTGLVVAMLAGTVARLTPQREDASFAAFYLVSLGLGVLLVSLRGSNMDLIHVLFGTVLGLDDAALLLVTSASSVTLLVLALIFRPLVLECLDPLFLRSHGSAGTFIHMVFLVLLVMTLVAGFQVLGTLMVVGIMMLPATAARFWAGSAGRQMALAAALGAVASYAGLLLSYYANVPASPAIILSAGCIYFLSIFFGPLGGLLQAARQARARRQRLSRISEQL